In one window of Terriglobales bacterium DNA:
- a CDS encoding DUF4147 domain-containing protein, which produces MPRKPAGAPPLDEKLAHDMRATARDIFLHALAETSIAKAFERHVSYSRGILRVCDDLYDLGAYNRIFVLALGKAAHTMLEALASQVGPGLAGIVAAPTDPDAQLPGFRYYKGGHPLPNAESLRAGDAALKAMHSLTPKSLALYLISGGGSAVIEKPIDSDIPLEDVVATYRALVHCGAPIAEINAIRKHLSALKGGRLAAAAPEAQHLSIMISDVPDHALDSLASGPTMPDSSTADDCYAIARKHKLLPMLPGSVRELFERHALAETPKKDEPVFVRSRWWAVLSNEAAQKLAAAQAAAHGFAVELDNSCDDWDYRKAADHLLKRLRKLREGVSRVCLISGGEVTVRVEGNSGLGGRNQQFALYCAQQIAGENIAVLSAGTDGVDGNSSAAGAIADGTTVPRARAAGADPVQALARFDAFPLFEGLGDAVISGPTGNNVRDLRILLAY; this is translated from the coding sequence ATGCCGCGCAAGCCCGCAGGCGCCCCGCCCCTCGACGAGAAGCTCGCGCACGACATGCGCGCCACCGCGCGCGACATCTTCCTCCACGCCCTCGCCGAGACCTCCATCGCCAAGGCCTTCGAGCGCCACGTGAGCTACTCGCGCGGCATCCTGCGCGTCTGCGACGACCTCTACGACCTCGGCGCCTACAACCGCATCTTCGTCCTCGCGCTCGGCAAGGCCGCGCACACCATGCTCGAAGCGCTGGCCTCCCAGGTCGGCCCGGGGCTCGCCGGCATCGTCGCCGCGCCCACCGACCCCGACGCCCAGCTCCCCGGCTTCCGTTATTACAAGGGTGGACACCCGCTGCCCAACGCTGAATCGCTTCGCGCCGGCGACGCCGCGCTCAAGGCCATGCACAGCCTCACGCCGAAGTCGCTCGCGCTCTACCTCATCTCCGGCGGAGGCTCCGCGGTCATCGAGAAGCCCATCGACTCCGACATCCCGCTCGAAGACGTCGTTGCCACCTACCGCGCGCTGGTGCACTGCGGCGCGCCCATCGCCGAGATCAACGCCATCCGCAAGCATCTCTCGGCGCTCAAGGGCGGGCGGCTCGCCGCCGCCGCGCCCGAGGCCCAGCACCTTTCCATCATGATCTCCGACGTGCCCGACCACGCGCTCGACTCGCTCGCCTCCGGCCCGACCATGCCCGACTCCTCCACCGCCGACGACTGCTACGCCATCGCGCGAAAGCACAAGCTGCTGCCCATGCTGCCGGGATCGGTGCGCGAGCTGTTCGAGCGGCACGCGCTCGCCGAGACGCCGAAGAAAGATGAGCCGGTCTTCGTCCGCTCGCGCTGGTGGGCGGTGCTGTCGAACGAGGCCGCGCAGAAGCTGGCGGCGGCGCAGGCGGCTGCGCACGGCTTCGCCGTCGAGCTCGACAACTCTTGCGACGACTGGGACTACCGCAAGGCCGCGGATCACCTGCTGAAGCGGCTGCGGAAGCTGCGCGAAGGCGTCTCGCGCGTCTGCCTGATCTCGGGCGGCGAGGTCACCGTGCGCGTGGAAGGGAACTCCGGACTCGGCGGGCGCAACCAGCAGTTCGCGCTTTACTGCGCGCAGCAGATCGCGGGGGAGAACATCGCGGTGCTCAGCGCCGGCACCGACGGGGTGGACGGCAACAGCTCCGCCGCCGGCGCCATCGCCGACGGCACCACCGTCCCGCGCGCCCGGGCTGCCGGCGCCGACCCGGTGCAAGCCCTCGCGCGCTTCGACGCCTTCCCGCTCTTCGAAGGCCTGGGCGACGCCGTCATCAGCGGCCCCACCGGCAACAACGTCCGCGACCTGCGCATCCTGCTGGCTTACTGA